AAGTGATCTACATGAAACTCTAAATGTGGATGGATTTGGACCTGCTGGTCTTATCGAGTGGTTATCGGGTATAGATAGAGATAAGACCTTGGTTTTAGACGGTGGAGATCTTTTTGACTCAAAGATTCAGTTACCTTTTGTGGGTGATAGGAGATCATCAGTTCTGGAATACGTAAAGAAAGTTGGATACGATGCCATGGTTTTGGGTAATCACGAATATTATTTTTCTCATAAATGGTTGCAAGAATATAAGAAGATCAACAAATCATTGATTGGAGCAAATGTTCAAGACCTTGAACCGTTTCGCATATTTGATATCGACGGCGTGAAAATCGCAGTCATAGGTTTGACAACGATACAGCACCTTGCCAACCGTGTTGAGTATCACAACGATTTGCCAAAAGATCCTTTCGAGTCACTGAGAAAGGTTCTTGAGACTCTCCCAAAAGTTGATTACATCATCTGCTTGAACCATCTGCAACATGAAAGTGATATAAAAATTCTTGAATCTTTTCCAAAGATCGACTTGATTCTGAGCGGTCATGATCATCGTGGACCTGAACTCAAAAAGATTCAAAATAGTTATCTTTTTGAGGCGGCTTCTCATGCTGAATCGATCTATCTCATAGACGTTGATCCAATAAAGAAAAATGTTACGTACGAAAAACTCAAATTACCAACTAATTATATCCTTAGAGACAATACAGTCGGCACACTTTTGCTTGCTGGCGTGCTCATCGGTATTTTTTCAATACTCTGGGTATTTTTCTAACCCAAGATTAGGTCAAGGACAGACATACACGTGAAACCAACCAAGACCCAGTAAGTGGTTAGTCTTTCTTTACCTTTCAAATGAGTCTCCGGTATGATCTCATCACTTATCACAAAAACCATTGCTCCAGCCGCAAGAGCCATTAGGTATGGCATTAAGAGAGATGAAAAACGAGTGATGATAGCTCCAATTGCTCCTCCGACTATTTCTACCAAACCTGTCAGAAAACTCACTGCAAAGGCTTTCATTGGGCTGTATTTTGCGTTTATAAGCGACGCTGCGACTGCCGCGCCTTCTGGGATGTTTTGAATACCTATCGCCATTGCCACTGAAAAAGCATGGGGAGTGAACCCAGAGACACCAACTGCCATACCTTCTGGAAAATTGTGTATCGTTATCGCTATCACAAATAGCCATATACCCTTGAGTCTACGAGATTCAAGTCCTTCATGACCTTTCATAAAATGCTCATGTGGAACGAACTTATCAATCAAATCTACCATGAGACCACCGAGCATGAATCCAACTGCAAACTTGATGGGTCCACCCAATTCCATTGATGGAATAACCAAACTAAAGGCACTCGCGGCAAGCATTACACCCGCCGCGAAACCGAGTGAGCTATCTATAAACTTCTCACTCGCCGCCTTCTTGATGAAAAGAAAGGGTAAGGCACCTAAGCCTGTCGCCATACCGGCAACTGCGCTGTAGAGAATACCCCTTGACAGTCCATTCATGATTCAATCTTTGAGACAGCTTTTTTCAAAGCTTCCAAAGGAGCCTTTATACAGTCAAAGCCTTTATCATAAAATTCCATTTCTTGTCTAACGTGTTCCTCATTCAATGTTTTGACAAAGTCGATATGCTTTCCATTTGCCAGTCTGCACACGGCCTCGGCTGAGGCTATCACCCTTGGGCAACCAGAAGCCTTGAATGCGATATCTTTTATTTGGTAGTTTTCGATCTTCAAAAATATCCTGACTCTATCTCCATGGTCTGGATACACGACTTCTGCAGTATGTGTGTAATCTATTTCCTGAGCATATCTTGGATGCATGAACAATTCCTTGAATCTCTCTGAATACGCCATCAGATACCCCTCAAATTCTTCGCAATCGTTTCACTTCTTCGCACAATACTTGGATAAAATACTCTATCTCATCTTCAGTATTATCATATCCAAGTGTTATTCTAATCGCTCCATCAATCATCCAATCGTCTAAATCCATTGACTCAAGTACATGAGATCTAACCATTTTATGATGTGAAGAACACGCAGAAGCCGTCGAAACAGATATATCACGCATATCAAGTGCTGTTGCCAGTGTTTCACCGTGAATACCTTTAAAAGAGATATTTATATGAGAAAAGATAGTCCTATCACCATTTATATGGTAATCAGAAAGCTGTGATACTGCATCGATGATCTTTTTTTTCAAAGATTGGATTTTCTTGGACCACTCTGAATAGTTTTTCTCAATCACATTCAGTGCGACAGCCATTCCGTGTGCACCAGGGACATTTTCTGTACCACTTCTCAAACCTTTTTCATGACCTCCGCCGTAGATGATCGGGTCTAATTTTACAGATCTGTTCACGTATAGAAAGCCACAACCTTTTGGCGCATAAAATTTATGACCAGATGCCGAGAGCATATCGACGAGTGATCCATCTATCTTCAGTTTTCCAATTGCTTGTACTGCATCACTGTGCAGAACTATTCCATATTTTCTTGCTATCTTTGAGATCTCTTCAATTGGCTGAATCACACCCGTTTCATTGTTGACCCACATTATAGATGCAAGGACGGTATCTTTTCTAATAGCCTTTTCAAAATCATCTGGTGTGATATACCCTTCAAAAGTTGGTTTTAGGTATGTGACACGATAACCGTGTTTTTCCAGTTCTCTTGCCACTTGTAAGACTGCTGGATGTTCTATCTGAGTTGTAATGATATGGCCGCCATTTGGAAAGTTCGCTCTCAGGAAACCCATGATAGCTATGTTATCTGACTCGGTCCCGCCAGATGTAAAGAAAATCTCTTCGGGTGAAACATTTATGTGGTTTGCGATGGTTGTTCTGGCTTGTTCATAGATTTGTTTTGCCTGTTGACCATGGGAATGTAAACTCGAGGCATTGCCAAAGTTCTCAGTTAAAACTTTTACAACTTCTTGGGCTACTTCTTCAAAGACTGGTGTTGTTGCCGCATGGTCAAGATATACTCTCATCTTTTACACTCCTTGATGTTGATTCTTCATATGTCTTTATTGCCTTTCTGAGAGTATCAACAGCAAGGTTACTGCAGTGATATTTTACTTGTGGTAAGCCACCGAGTTTCTCCACTATCTCCTTCCATGTTATTTGCTTTGCTTCTTCAAGAGAAAGCCCCTTGACAACCTCGGTCATCATGGAGGCAGTGGCAATATTCGCCGCGCAACCGTAAGACTCGAATTTTATATCTGCAATGCGATCGTCCTCGATCTTCAGATAGACGGTCATCATATCACCGCAGGCTATGCTACCTTCAGTTGCTTGAGCATCTGCATCTTCTATTTTACCCAGGTTTCTTGGGTTTTTGAAATGATCCATCACCAACTCAGTGTATTTCAGCACTTAATCACCTCCCAGCCTTAATAGGGCTGATCTTTCTGAGCCACGAGACAACTGACTTCAGTTTTTCTACTGTGTAATCTATCTGTTCTTTTGTTGTGAATCTATCAAAGGTGAATCTGATCGACCCATGCGCTCTCTCATGGTCACCACCGATGGCGAGGATTGCGTAATTTGGTTCCAATTTTTCTGAAGCACAAGCTGAGCCAGTTGCAACTTCCACTCCTTCCATACTCAAAGCCAAGCTTATGGCTTCGCCTTCTATGAATTTAAAACTGAAGTTGACATTATAAGGTGTTCTGCGATCGTCTCTTGGTCCATTCAGAATCACATGATCTATCTCCGATTCTACTCTGTCTATGAAATATCTCTGCAGTGTTCTGAGATTTTCAAAAGTTGAATCCATATTTTGAATGGCGATTTCCGCAGCTTTTTTCATTCCCATTATTGCAGGGACATTTTCTCCACCAGGTCTTCTCTTGTCGAAAGACTCTGCACCATACATTATGGGCGTAATCTTTACTCCTTTTTTCATGTACAAAAACCCAACACCTTTTGGTGCGTGAAATTTATGGCCACTCACACTCATCAGATCGATTTTCATCTTTTTCACATCGACTGGAAATTTTGCATACATCTCAGCGGCATCGGTGTGAAAATATATCTTGTGATCTTGTTGGCTCAAGAGCTTTCCAATTTCTTCGAGTGGCATAATCGATCCAACAAAATGACCTATAGCTATAACACTCACCAATATCGTAGATGGTTTGATCGCTTTTTGTAATTCATCTAACTTTATAAATCCTTCATTATCAACGGGTATTGTAGTAACTTCAAAACCTTCTTCTTTTAGGTGAGACACTATACTCATAACTGAACCGTGCTCTAACGCCGAGACAATTATGTGATTACCTTTATTTTTGTTTGCTCGAGCAACACCGAGAATGGCTAAATTGTTTGATTCTGTTGCGCCTGAGGTGAATATTATTTCTTCTGCAGAATCTGCATTTATCGATTTGGCGAAAAATTCTCTTGCGTTCACTATATCATCGTAGACTTCTTGCGCAGATTGATAAAGGCCATCTGGTCTTGCGAATTTGTCGGTCATGTAATCTAAAACTACCTGTGCAACCTCGGGTATTATTCTCGTAGTTCTGCAGTTATCGAGAAAAACTCTCATCGAACACCTCCTACAGGTAAGTTATAACCCTCAGAATAATTCGAGCCATTTTTTCTCCAGTCTTTTCAGCTATTTCAAGGACTTCCTCTGCACTCAAAGGTTTCAGATCTTCAGGTACGGCTCTATCTGTTATAGCAGAGAGACCGAGTACCTTTATACCGGCATGTCTTGCGACTATTACTTCTGGGACCGTTGACATACCAACGGCATCGGCACCGAGATTTCTGAACATCTTTAATTCCGCTGGTGTTTCGAAATTTGGACCTGTTACTGCCACATAGACACCCTCGTAAACATCTATCTTTTCTTCTCGAGCTGCTCTTTTTGCGAGTTTGATCAGCTCTTTGTCGTACGGCTCACTCATATCTGGAAATCGAGGTCCCCATTCTTCAACATTCGGTCCTATCAATGGGTTATCACCCATGAAATTTATATGATCCGTTATGATCATTGGCTTTCCAACATCAAAAACTGGATTCAATCCCCCCGATGCATTTGTCACAAACAGATATTTCACACCGAGTAGTTGCATAACCCTAATGGGAAATGTCACTTCTTGCATGGAATATCCCTCATAATAATGGAATCTCCCATTCATTAGAACAACATCTTTGTTATTCAACTTCCCAAAGATGAGTTCACCCTTATGTCCAGGTGCTGTAGATATTGGAAAACCTGGTATATCTGAGTAATGAAACTTCTTTGGTTCTTGCAATACATCAGCGATTTTCCCAAGACCCGAGCCAAGAATTATGCCAATCTGAGGAGCTACACCACTCTTCTGTTTCAAAAAATCAACGGCGCTTTTCACCTTTTCCACATATTGATTCATCCTCACACCCCCTGATTTTTCACATTATCCTATAAGACCCTTTATTATTAATTCAGTTGCTTCTTCCTCACTTAATCCCTTTGCCATCAACGTTTGAAGTTGATTTGCATTGACACGACCTATGGAAGCCTCATGGGTTAATTCCGCTAACTCATTCAGCACCTTCAAAACAGGGACAGTGCTCACATCGACTCCTTCACCTTTTGTTATCTCTTCACATTTTACATGACCTTTTGAATAATCCCCAATTCCATAAGCCTCATTCACAACTCTAACCTTGGACTGATCTAACGCAACAACAACTGTCTTTGCGATGCCATTGGCATGA
The DNA window shown above is from Thermotoga profunda AZM34c06 and carries:
- a CDS encoding metallophosphoesterase, with protein sequence MRCFFLFFILTIFFSQCLSFQIVFTSDLHETLNVDGFGPAGLIEWLSGIDRDKTLVLDGGDLFDSKIQLPFVGDRRSSVLEYVKKVGYDAMVLGNHEYYFSHKWLQEYKKINKSLIGANVQDLEPFRIFDIDGVKIAVIGLTTIQHLANRVEYHNDLPKDPFESLRKVLETLPKVDYIICLNHLQHESDIKILESFPKIDLILSGHDHRGPELKKIQNSYLFEAASHAESIYLIDVDPIKKNVTYEKLKLPTNYILRDNTVGTLLLAGVLIGIFSILWVFF
- a CDS encoding ZIP family metal transporter, which produces MNGLSRGILYSAVAGMATGLGALPFLFIKKAASEKFIDSSLGFAAGVMLAASAFSLVIPSMELGGPIKFAVGFMLGGLMVDLIDKFVPHEHFMKGHEGLESRRLKGIWLFVIAITIHNFPEGMAVGVSGFTPHAFSVAMAIGIQNIPEGAAVAASLINAKYSPMKAFAVSFLTGLVEIVGGAIGAIITRFSSLLMPYLMALAAGAMVFVISDEIIPETHLKGKERLTTYWVLVGFTCMSVLDLILG
- a CDS encoding iron-sulfur cluster assembly scaffold protein — encoded protein: MAYSERFKELFMHPRYAQEIDYTHTAEVVYPDHGDRVRIFLKIENYQIKDIAFKASGCPRVIASAEAVCRLANGKHIDFVKTLNEEHVRQEMEFYDKGFDCIKAPLEALKKAVSKIES
- a CDS encoding cysteine desulfurase family protein, which encodes MRVYLDHAATTPVFEEVAQEVVKVLTENFGNASSLHSHGQQAKQIYEQARTTIANHINVSPEEIFFTSGGTESDNIAIMGFLRANFPNGGHIITTQIEHPAVLQVARELEKHGYRVTYLKPTFEGYITPDDFEKAIRKDTVLASIMWVNNETGVIQPIEEISKIARKYGIVLHSDAVQAIGKLKIDGSLVDMLSASGHKFYAPKGCGFLYVNRSVKLDPIIYGGGHEKGLRSGTENVPGAHGMAVALNVIEKNYSEWSKKIQSLKKKIIDAVSQLSDYHINGDRTIFSHINISFKGIHGETLATALDMRDISVSTASACSSHHKMVRSHVLESMDLDDWMIDGAIRITLGYDNTEDEIEYFIQVLCEEVKRLRRI
- a CDS encoding iron-sulfur cluster assembly scaffold protein NifU, which codes for MLKYTELVMDHFKNPRNLGKIEDADAQATEGSIACGDMMTVYLKIEDDRIADIKFESYGCAANIATASMMTEVVKGLSLEEAKQITWKEIVEKLGGLPQVKYHCSNLAVDTLRKAIKTYEESTSRSVKDESIS
- a CDS encoding cysteine desulfurase family protein — protein: MRVFLDNCRTTRIIPEVAQVVLDYMTDKFARPDGLYQSAQEVYDDIVNAREFFAKSINADSAEEIIFTSGATESNNLAILGVARANKNKGNHIIVSALEHGSVMSIVSHLKEEGFEVTTIPVDNEGFIKLDELQKAIKPSTILVSVIAIGHFVGSIMPLEEIGKLLSQQDHKIYFHTDAAEMYAKFPVDVKKMKIDLMSVSGHKFHAPKGVGFLYMKKGVKITPIMYGAESFDKRRPGGENVPAIMGMKKAAEIAIQNMDSTFENLRTLQRYFIDRVESEIDHVILNGPRDDRRTPYNVNFSFKFIEGEAISLALSMEGVEVATGSACASEKLEPNYAILAIGGDHERAHGSIRFTFDRFTTKEQIDYTVEKLKSVVSWLRKISPIKAGR
- a CDS encoding purine-nucleoside phosphorylase produces the protein MNQYVEKVKSAVDFLKQKSGVAPQIGIILGSGLGKIADVLQEPKKFHYSDIPGFPISTAPGHKGELIFGKLNNKDVVLMNGRFHYYEGYSMQEVTFPIRVMQLLGVKYLFVTNASGGLNPVFDVGKPMIITDHINFMGDNPLIGPNVEEWGPRFPDMSEPYDKELIKLAKRAAREEKIDVYEGVYVAVTGPNFETPAELKMFRNLGADAVGMSTVPEVIVARHAGIKVLGLSAITDRAVPEDLKPLSAEEVLEIAEKTGEKMARIILRVITYL